Genomic window (Plodia interpunctella isolate USDA-ARS_2022_Savannah chromosome 25, ilPloInte3.2, whole genome shotgun sequence):
tgcattcttGCTGATAcagaaataagttatttttaatctaataTATACAGTTTTTGTTCAGTCTTTTATGACAACCTTACAATAGTTCAGAAAAATTGCAGTTAGTGAAATAAAAGGTAGTGATTTCGACTGCGGAGTATTGTTTAACAATTTAGGGTTTGACATACATATCTAGCACACAAAATGTATATCTTAATTTTCATTGTTCGAATAGACATATAGTTCTCACtttcacataattatttatacacgAAATAATCGACATTCCATTAGACAAGGAAAACAATATCTGGAACATTTGTTTCTCATTGCTTTGCccagttaaaaaataacattttaataggtagtgaaaattataaaaaaaattgcattgctTTATGAAGCAGATTACTGCctcttatacaaaaatatatataaggataaTTTATAATCTTACTGCGTCTACAATGGcaactaaaatatttctgcGAACTATTGCAtcgtaaatattaaaattaaactcatGTTTAATTAAAGCGTTTATGCCGCGTTTGCTTTGGTACTtcaaaatagataaacaatattGATACCTATGTCTTCAtggaaatatttactttaaaaatcaaaatctttgCATATTGCAAATTAATAGATTTGTAACTCAGAAATTACATACCTTCTTAATTTGTGATTTAATcatatatacattaatttaaaagagtttatttatatttttcattaaagagACATGTAAAGATTGTATACCTACCAACTTTTAATCACCTAAACAAACACATTGTCACGTTGCAATCAGTCGCTGATACAGAGAGGGACGTACGTATTAGAAAAAGAAGCCTTTACTACTTACGTTTCTTTCATTCGTATACCTGCATCCCTTGTGTTGCCATGACAGATTGCAATGTGTGTAGACGCTTTAAAATTTCAACGCGGTACAAATACTCCAACAACAATTTTCACGAAAGAAAATtcacatttcaaaattttaaatctttaaaaacaattctttaataatattacaataatatcgGTCCCGTAGGGGTCGGGTGCCTTAAAAAGGCTTCCAGAGTGGGTCCATTCCTGCCCAGAGGGTCCCTGGGAAACATGATCATGTCATTGACCCAAGTAAAGGGTAGTACTCTGTTTTCAATTACATACTGCCATCTTGGATTCTCGCACGCTAAGTCTCTATAGTTGTCTCCCGATATGATGACCCCATCGAATTCGGCCGCGCATTGTACGATGTatctgagaaaaaaaatcttaaattttataacacaaacaaaatttgaGTTGTAGACAAAATCAGTGCCAAatcatatttaagtattaatgTGTTATCAATAATTTTGGGTTCAGCTGATATTTCTTATAGAATCAACACGAATACACTATTTACAAATGCATTTAGATGCGCGCAGACTGGTTCCAAAACCGAATGTGCTGGTATCCGAATATTTGGtgttcttttcgagtgtgtatTGCTAATTCATGTATAGTACTTTTTCATAGACTAccacatgcttccggtgaaggaaaacatcgtgaggaaacctgtacgtacactggttgattattaacttttgtgtgaaatggagaagtcAATGGTAAATGGTCCATTCATAGTgctaagaaagttgtgtgtgtttcatttcacctaataaccacgacccttaaccatgaggaaatacgactataaagaatAATCCTTAATTACCTATCATCATAAGAGCATACGCGGCGTCCTTTGATATCTCTAGACGGAGTGTAGATGACCAATCCCTGGCGTTCTAAGTCGTCCAATAGTCGAGGTTCCGTGCTCATTCCAAACTTACACCTGCAATTGTTTGTCAAGTACGACgcgtatgaaaataaatacaaccaGAATTCTGCGGGATAATGCGgctttgcatttcacttcttacTGCCGagtcgaagtgagacgcagtgaACGAATCACATTCCAGTGTGGTTgacgttgcgtcacaatggcggaatgtgattggttcactgCGTTCTGTTTAAAGTCGATTTCAgtttccattttttaaaaccaGTTTTTTTGGACCATACTTGCCTAAACCTTGGCACAAATGCCTTGACAATATGCCCGCGCCTCACGAAGTAATCTATGCAGATTTTCAGAGCTTTCACTGAAAACTGTTTGCCTTTGGTGTATCTGAAACATGATGTTGATAATCAAATGAATTCTTAACAAAAAAGTCTGGCTGGAAATAGTTGACacggaaaagaaaaaaaggcCGACTGTTGTTCCAAATTTGATTCGAAATTGATAGTGATGTTGGTATTAAAATACTACGCATTTTGGTTAAATCCAGGGTTAAAgcaagttttttaaattataaatttacaaaattaaattatttttgtgtcaaCTTTTTCCAGCTAGACACGATATGTAAATGATTAAGAAAATAGTGACGAATTTAAGATAGTGGAAAATAAACTATTCGTAACACAGATCACTTAAGATtcgtatttgttttgtatagcACTTATGTCAGCACTGAAATAAACTGATTTGTAAGCTGATTTATCTCTTAGTATGTTTTAAGATTTCGctgtcaattaaaataaattgacaagatgtaattaaaataaatagacaaggtggcgctagtgagcGGGTTAGCTCAGTCGACTTCTTTTGGCTGAGATGAtgataaagtaattttcatcttgtttttagtttttttttgtgctgTGTAAATACGCGGAGAGTTTGCATGGCTGTATCTCTgttaacaaaacataaaagacCGATcaagttgaaatattttgcatgTCTTAccaggtaggtatattttctctcttattcatagaaaatatttttcacttcacacaaaacataacatgacaaaacatactttaagaattattaaatttctaaGACCATCCGTCCTTTTCGGCCATAATGAAACAAGACATTTGTACAGTTCCAATATGATACACCTTattgcatataataaaaacatagtaacaaatttcaaaatcaaattgtatGCGCAAAAGGCGACCCTATCGCTGTGTGCAATATCTACaaggcaacatttttacagttAGGCTAGAGTTAACAGTTAACAGTTAGTTAATAATCAAAAGGTTTATGTTGTTAGAAATACATCTGTTTTAAGGTTCCATTGAGCACAGAGTCGTGGACAcccaaaaataaaacgaacgTTTGTAAACATGTACCATTCTTGTAAAAATGCACCATTCCctttgaaaagattttttatatggacagagtataaaaataacacaaggGCCACGTAATTAAAGTACAgcaatagggtacttttcactCCAGAGTTCTGGAGGCCGCACCTCAGGTTGTATGTAGTATTCAATACATTACGATAAGTATGGCAAAAATCCGTTCCGAAAtcctctctcatctgagcgcttTTCAGGTTCcatcctcagccgttgagcgtcgttGGAGCCCAGGCCCAGGGCCCAGTTcgcttacctacttttttgtCCCCACTTCACACGATATTGTCCGTTCTGAATGTGGTATAAAGAAGTACTGACAGACGAAAAAGTTATATAACTTagattatttgttttcaaaaaccTCTGTATAACGCATACATTCCTGGTACTTATGATTACAATATCACAATTTCACTGCTGAACATAAAACCTCTTTGACCAAAAGTATGTCTGTCTACAACTTATTCGGCCCTTTATAAGGCCTTAGGTTCTTAAGTTTCAAAGTACTTAACACCTACGACCCTATAGGCAACCTGGATAGGTCGTCCAATATAGCGATACATAGAAGGAAGGATCTATTTTATCCCTTTTAAATATGTCCAAATTGAATGGATCGAAACATAGGTCACTAaactgttaaattaatttcgccTTTAGCTGTCACTTTACTgcgataatttaaatttttaaggttCCGTACTGTTTCCTTAGGAAGCGGTATAATTATCAAGTTAAAAATttgatgtaaatttttaacttgATAATTATACCGCTTCCTAAGGAATACTATCGTCTTTAGCTGTGAAAAAATAACTCATATTTTGCGATTTCGCAAgcgaatgaaaatatatagggTACTTCCCGTAGACCTAGGATCAACAAGAGATACAGGGAAAAACTATAAATGttcattttaacaaatatagagCCTACCTTCGTGACGTATGCATCTTAAGTTTACATATtcaatagtaattttaaacatgTCTTCAAAACTCATGTTGTCCCTGTTAGATATATGTAGTAGGACAGAGATCACGCGATATTTGAGAGCTtgcttaaaattgttttttgaataTCTTGACCTAAGATTGGCACAATATTGGACAGTTAGCAAGTTGTAAACAGAcctttttctaaaaatatttagaaactaTAGGCCcttcccggctttgctcgagTAAAACTAAAGGCTAAAATGTTTTGACTTTGAAATGTGTTTCACCTTATTGGTTACAACAGCATTCCAACATCCTTATTGGTTACAACTACTTCAGACATagaatcacagccaaatcttcaaaattttaaggttaattCTTCAAGCGGATCTTAGGcattggggcgtcacagccgagaGTGTATCCTACAAAATCTTGAGCTGTATAAAATCCAGTCCACATTGAGCATAACAGCAGTTTACTTACTCCATAGCGACATTGCTACCATCTATAATGATCATTCGGAGTCCGGACTTGCTTTTGATGTCGCGTGCCGGGTTATAGATGTTGCTCCCTATGCTATTTCTAGATGGCGCTTCTCCCAGTATTACCTCGCGAATGTATGTGTCTTCTTGGGTTTCGGTGCCGCGGGTCACTCTATTCTGTAATGTGTTAAAATAATCCTATTAATATcatgaatgcgaaagtttgttaggatgtgtgtttgttattctttcacgcaaaatatactggacggattgttatgaaatttggtacatgggtagaatataacatggaataacacatagggtacttttaatcccTAAATTGCcgcgggagtgaagccccgggggcgcactctatctatttaaaaaaccctcTATGAAGCTCTATAGATCTAAGCaaacatagggacagacagaagACAGTTGGAAGCGACTTTGAATGATAACATTTATGAGGTTAATGCAAATGAAatggtatattattattttaaatatactaactACAATGCTATGTGAGCTCTCCATGGTTGCAGGTAACTGACACCCATTGAATATATTCTTTGTAATCAGTTCTAATAACCGCCCTTTCTCGGAAGAATTAAGTTTAGCTATACCACTGGCgattttcttcatatttttacttgtgcttttcttcttcttcatattgATAACAGTTACATCGGAATCACCACTAGATATACTTGTATTACTGACAGATACTATACTGCAGTCTTGCGTATCATGTTTACTGACTAAATCAATGACAGTATTTTGTTTGCTGGTGTTTCCTCTCAATTCACTGTCTGTGGTCAAATCTATGGTTAGATACGAATCACCATTTATTTCCTTAGTTTCATTAGCAGCAAGTCTTGATGAAGAAGCCTTTGCAATAGGAGTTGAGCAGTCTATAggattcatacattttgaggGACTGTTTGTATTTTGGTCGGACTTTAGGATGATAATATCATCCTCATCGTTTATGACAATGGTGCTATTGTTCCTAGACCGTTTAGATTCGCTTACAACACATTCATCTACTTTCCTCTTCACACCATTGTTTGCACTCTGGTCTATTACAATTACGGTATTATCTTTAGTGGTATCTAATGTGTTGTTCAAACTTTGTACAGATACAAGCGATGAGTTGCTTTCACTATGTAGCTGatctaaaagttttttaatgttCTTATTCGTTTTTCTCTTCTTCGCCTTGTGGTCATTATGGATTTTCTTTGGGTTCATTGGAAAGGAGTGACTTGAGGAATTCCTACTActcttgtttttctttttctgcaagttaataattatttctagaAATATATGTGGTACTATACTTAGGTCCACTATGCAACtcctattaatttaaaatacacttgAGACACAGAAAATgcagtaattttaaattgtctgTAATAGTGTCAAACAGCATTATAACATCAATATTGATCAATTGTTATGATGTGTAAACTGATTTTTACCAATAAAGatgattataatgataaaagcaacaaaatttatttgtaaaattgacTTACCTTTGCCATGGCTGATAACACAGTTACATTCAACACTAGTTTCaagataatattgaaataactaTACTACACTATCTACAACAAAATAAGTactaataaagaaatacaGAATATGTTACTAATTTCTTATACAACAAATCAACAGTGAAGTGATTGATAACATGGTTGAATTAACAGCaataatttcaatagaaaTCGATCTAGAAATAGGCGTGAAGCTGCATCTCATCAAGGATGTcagtgttatttattacatataaccTAACAGGAAGACTtgattgtataaaaatgtttattgatatatttaaacaaaaaaatgcatCATGGTGTGACATTCGGTATAAGAAcatattagataaaaatatattgtgtattgTTGATTTATTGCAAGAAAATCGAAAGTATGCATGACTATAGAAGGCTCAAATACAAGTATACaccacaatatttttgaacagaACTAACGGATAGTTGACTGCTGGATGGTTTTCCCATTGCTATGTATATAAACAATGGAAATAGGCactaaatattcacaattaaaaacagaatatTTATCAAACACACGTGtataaatcacaaaaatattccttgaaaattgaaaatcttGAAATTAGAAGGCAAACAAGACAAGAAAGACAACTGATATACTTTGCGACTGACATGACATGTCagacaatacaaaatacaagcGAGCACTGTTCTGACGTGACATGTATAGTGTTGCCATTCCATAACTCACTCAATTCAATTATTGTGAGCTAGAATCGAAATAACTCGATTGACTTGATAAAAAAACTAACGTTCGGGTTTTGGCAAGTTTCTCCGAGTCAGAAAGGCAACAAATGACGTAATCGAAGACGCAGCTCTTGCCTACATTTTGGCTCCAGACTATATATTTAGAAAGGTCCCCGCGCTCGGGCATTATCTTTGCTCCAGACTCATTGATTTAGAAAGGAACCCGCGCCAAGGGGGTACGCGGGTCACAACTGCAGTCCACCAGAAAGCAATACACTAGTGATGCCAGAACGTCAACCTGGCcggcccttctaaatctatggtcaACATCAGCTTGATTCTGAAAATTTTTCACATGACTCAATCTGTTGCTGTGCCCGTATGCAAAATGTCCGCGTACATTTTCGTTTTCATGGCAAGCGAAAGTAATAGCAATATTTAAGTTCGTCATAGGTCGTAGCCAAGGTCGTGGCTTGTGgcacacttttatttatatagctaCTTAAGTAGGTGAAAAAGGAACAGAATagctataggtacctataagtacttaggtaAATGGCATTAAAATGTTCTTAGCAGTGTGAGCTCCAATATTACCTGTAGCAgagattatacaatacaatacttcTAGAACCTAGTACCTTCCAAGATCGGGATGGAGTAgtaaaagtgaaataaaataaattgtattctatgtctttatttttaaacttttctcGAATTTATGTTGGCAACTACTTTACAACAACAGGGTATTTGAATAAtccttttatttcataaaaaagctAAAGCATAGGGTAACTTAAGCTAAAACAGTGGATCTCAA
Coding sequences:
- the LOC128680719 gene encoding probable ribonuclease ZC3H12C isoform X2, with the translated sequence MAKKKKNKSSRNSSSHSFPMNPKKIHNDHKAKKRKTNKNIKKLLDQLHSESNSSLVSVQSLNNTLDTTKDNTVIVIDQSANNGVKRKVDECVVSESKRSRNNSTIVINDEDDIIILKSDQNTNSPSKCMNPIDCSTPIAKASSSRLAANETKEINGDSYLTIDLTTDSELRGNTSKQNTVIDLVSKHDTQDCSIVSVSNTSISSGDSDVTVINMKKKKSTSKNMKKIASGIAKLNSSEKGRLLELITKNIFNGCQLPATMESSHSIVNRVTRGTETQEDTYIREVILGEAPSRNSIGSNIYNPARDIKSKSGLRMIIIDGSNVAMEYTKGKQFSVKALKICIDYFVRRGHIVKAFVPRFRCKFGMSTEPRLLDDLERQGLVIYTPSRDIKGRRVCSYDDRYIVQCAAEFDGVIISGDNYRDLACENPRWQYVIENRVLPFTWVNDMIMFPRDPLGRNGPTLEAFLRHPTPTGPILL
- the LOC128680719 gene encoding probable ribonuclease ZC3H12C isoform X1, encoding MGKPSSSQLSKKKNKSSRNSSSHSFPMNPKKIHNDHKAKKRKTNKNIKKLLDQLHSESNSSLVSVQSLNNTLDTTKDNTVIVIDQSANNGVKRKVDECVVSESKRSRNNSTIVINDEDDIIILKSDQNTNSPSKCMNPIDCSTPIAKASSSRLAANETKEINGDSYLTIDLTTDSELRGNTSKQNTVIDLVSKHDTQDCSIVSVSNTSISSGDSDVTVINMKKKKSTSKNMKKIASGIAKLNSSEKGRLLELITKNIFNGCQLPATMESSHSIVNRVTRGTETQEDTYIREVILGEAPSRNSIGSNIYNPARDIKSKSGLRMIIIDGSNVAMEYTKGKQFSVKALKICIDYFVRRGHIVKAFVPRFRCKFGMSTEPRLLDDLERQGLVIYTPSRDIKGRRVCSYDDRYIVQCAAEFDGVIISGDNYRDLACENPRWQYVIENRVLPFTWVNDMIMFPRDPLGRNGPTLEAFLRHPTPTGPILL